The DNA segment GCCCCACGGTTTGCCCAGTTCTGAAACACGGGAAGCGGATGCATGGCAACTTCGCCATCAGCTCGGCAGGATACACTCCTTTGGGCGAGGCCCTCTGGTGGACATTGCAGCAAGTAGTGCCTCTCCCTGAGTCCAGAAAGGTCGTCCTTATTCTGACGGACGGAGATCCAGACTCCTTCAACATCGCTCTCGATGCTCTTGAAGAGGGCAACCGTTTCGGCATCGAAATCTACGGGCTGGGCATCTTGTCCGAGGCTATCACCAAACTGCTTCCCAACCACAGCCGCACCATCAACGACCTGCTTGAACTGGCCCCGGCCATGTTCGGCATACTTCGTGGTGCACTTCTCAAGTAACCACCAGCAATCAAGAAGGAAATATGGACAAAGATATCCCCAAATGCCCGCGTTGTGAAAGCGCGGCTTTCGTTGTTTTGGTCAACACTACCCAAAAAGTCGGAACCGCTGTCTACGCCATGGACGAGGAAGAGCCTAGTTCCCTCGGACACGACGAAGACGTCCCGGAAGAACTGGATGAGGATATCGAAGAGGAAACGGATGACGATGGGAAACTGATCGGCCGAGCTTCGTAAAAGAAAGAGCCGCTGGCATATGCGAGCGACTCTAAGCTAACCAAATGCAAACTCATCTATCGATTTTGACAGTCTATTTCATTTATCCTATCATCAGTATATGTCTGAAGCACTTAAGAAATCGTTCCAAATGGGACTCGCCTGCTCAATTGTCGCTTTGGCGCATGCTTTAACAATGCACCTAAGTATTAAAAATGCACCCCTGTCAGCTTCTTTCATTTCTGTCAGTGGCACATTGGTCGCTGGAACTGCTGCTTGGTATTGGCTTATTGCAAAGTGTCAACGGTATTCAACCACTAGAGGCTTCCTTGTCGGGCTGGCGACGGGCTGGATATCGCAATACCTTGGTATTGCTGGAGATTTAGTAGTGTCCGCCCTAGCCGAACATTCAACAACTTTGTCAAACCTTGTCAAAGCAGTGTTTTGGTCTCCTGTTCTTACAGTTTTTACTTTCTTTTTATATGGGTGGATGGTCATTCTTGCATGTTCGGTGACAGGAGTTGTTCTCGTAAAAATACAGGCAAAGGCTGTTGGTAATGGCACATGTTGTCATCACCAATAGCGTACAATGCCTGCCGTTAAGTTTAATCAGTAATAGAAGGGCCGTCTTTGAGCCAGTTCACCAAAGCTGGAATAGATCCAACCTTTTTTTCAAGCGGCATATCCCAAGCAGTCTCACCAGCTTCCTGAATTGCATCCCAAGAGAATACTAAATCGCCTCTGTCGACGGCAGTAAGAACTTTGTCAATATCTTCCTGCGGCAAATCAGCCAGTCCTGCTTCAAGGTATGCTTCCGAGTGCGAATCATACGCCTTCTCTTTCAATTCCTCAGGCTTTGATTCGTCCCATTCGCCGCTGCGCAGGCCAGCCTCCATCTTAAACTGCAACCGGTCCTTGGTCCACTCCATCCATCCCTGCCCTTCTTCAGACAATTAAGCCTTCAACTTGTCGAACCGCTTGACGTATTTGTCCCCATACTCCCGGTAATAGTCGGGAGCCTTCTTGCCGAGATTGCGTTCTTCAAAATCTTTGGCTCGCTTTTCATAATACTCGGTTTTGCCAAGTTCATCCTTGACCCATGTGGGCTTGGAGCCGGGCTTCTGCTTGTAATGCTCGTCGACATCCATGGTGCTGTTGCCGGTCTGCTTTTCCCATTCGCCGATGAGTCGGGCAGCTTCTGTCGCGTTGTCAGGTTTGGCGGCTTCGGCTTTCCCTTCCATCTCCCGCGCCTGTTCCACAGATGACTTGGCTGGAGCAGCCTCGGGCACATCTGCCTTTTCTTTTCCCTCAACCGTTTTCTGCCGTTGCAGTTGTTCGCTCTCTTTACCGTTCTCACCTGTCGTCGGAATTTCCGCAGTTTGTGCTTTTTCAACCCCCGCATACCCCAAGTACTTGTCATACATGGTGTCGGCGTCCTTTTCATCGAACTTGACCTCAGACATCACGTACTTATTGATGAGGTCAAAAGCCGCATCGTCGTGCGCCTGGACATCTTTGTCATCCTTTGCGCCGAGTGCGCCTTGAGCGAAACGCTGCAACCCCTTGTCGAGAACGCTTCTGGAGCGCTCATTGAGCTTGTCCACGGCGAACTGGTGGCCCTGTTTCAGGAAACCATCCTTGATCTTGGGTAACGAGTCTGCCAGGGCAGTATGCCGCTTGCCGCCTTTGGGTACGGACGAAAGCAGGGAGTGCTCATAATCATCGAACTGCTTCTTGAGACCGTTCGCGTCCTTGGACGGCTTATTGCCGGTGACGTTCTTCTGCCAGTCGGTCAGCCCTTTACCGAAGAAGTCGTGCGCCTCGTTTTCTTTTTCAACGGTGAAATTGAGGCGATCCAGGTCATGGTAGGCATCGCGCTTTTGCTGCCGTTGTTGCTGCTGCCGCTGGTTCTGATTGTTGGAGCCAATCTCCATTTCCAGGGCCGTCTTGCGCTGCCCAGGAGTGGCGTTGTCGAGCATCTTTTTCTGCTCGTCTGGGTTCATAGTGATAAGTGATTTTCCGAAATCAAACATAGCCGAATTCCTCCTGTCAGGATTTTGATTGTTTAAAGATCAAACAGCCTAACCCCGGTTTTCGGCCCAGGATGAAAACGGGCAAAAAAGGACGAAAAAGGACACTAAAAGGGCAAGAAATCCACTTGACAGCGCTTTTCCATCAAGATGTTTTGGCGGAAATGCGAAATCCGCGCTATTCTAGTGGGTTAGCGAGGCGGGGCAATGCTGCCGAATTTCATTCAGTTAGCGGTGTTTGGAAAGCTGGATAATTTCTTTCTCTGCATCATCCTTCATGGCATCCGTAATAATATCCTCAGCCACATTCGCGGCTTTCTTCAAGGCATCATCATGCAGGTGCGCATATCGTTGCGTCATCTGCGGGCTCTTATGCGTCAAGAGCTTCTGAAGCGTGGACATGTCCACCTTGCCGGAACTGGCGAGCATGGATGCGTAAACATGACGCAAGCCGTGCAGAGGGCGGAAATCCTTCGGAAGATTTGCCCGTTCTTTGATGCGCTTGATAGGACCACGGACATCCTTGCGCTGCCCACCGTTTTGGCTAGGGAATACATAGGGGCTCTTCGTTCGACTGTGGGACTCAAGCAGTTCCCTTGCAGCTTTCATCATCGGGATCTTTTGCGACACACCACCCTTAGGATCGTCCAGCAGAATAAAACCGCGCTCAAAGTCCAGGTCTTTCCATTTGAGACGAAACAACTCGCCACGCCACATGCCTGTGTACACAGCCAGCTTCATCATTCTTGCGACGTCGATATTGGAGTCTACATCGATAGCCTTGAGGAGTGCCTTGAGCTGGTCAGCAGATAAATCCTCTGTCTTGACGTTGTCTACCTGGGGAATCTCAATGCTAAGTTTGGATGGATCAGGCAGCGGGCACAGTCCTTTTTTACCCCGAAGTTTATGAGTCGCTTCAGGAGTGAAAGGATGAGCTTCACAGTCTGAGGTGACTTCTTATCCTTCTTGAGCAAACGCAGGCGCAACCGGTCTACGTCGAGAGTAATGATGTCGGCAGGAACCTTGTCGCCGACCTCCGGCTTAAGGTATTTCTTGTATCGACTCTTGTCGGGAAGATGCCCCTTGTAGTTGGTCTTCTGGGCTTCGTATTCGTCCCACAGACGTGTAATCGTAGGACGCTCTTCGCGCTCCTTGCGTTCTGCCTCTTCCTGCTCTCGACGTTCCCTGTTGGACTGCTCGTCGCCATCGATTCGCATGCTCCGAATTCGGGAGGCCCGTG comes from the Pseudodesulfovibrio piezophilus C1TLV30 genome and includes:
- a CDS encoding vWA domain-containing protein — translated: MLWPTALDAIDGISVGVTAFPADTPTDGGNGNDRGPTVCPVLKHGKRMHGNFAISSAGYTPLGEALWWTLQQVVPLPESRKVVLILTDGDPDSFNIALDALEEGNRFGIEIYGLGILSEAITKLLPNHSRTINDLLELAPAMFGILRGALLK
- a CDS encoding tyrosine-type recombinase/integrase, translated to MCPLPDPSKLSIEIPQVDNVKTEDLSADQLKALLKAIDVDSNIDVARMMKLAVYTGMWRGELFRLKWKDLDFERGFILLDDPKGGVSQKIPMMKAARELLESHSRTKSPYVFPSQNGGQRKDVRGPIKRIKERANLPKDFRPLHGLRHVYASMLASSGKVDMSTLQKLLTHKSPQMTQRYAHLHDDALKKAANVAEDIITDAMKDDAEKEIIQLSKHR